In Herpetosiphonaceae bacterium, the DNA window CGGGCTGCCGGGCGATCTCGTCCCACGCGCTATCCACGGATACCACCTTGGCGCGCTGTGTGGGCAGGCGGGTATCCTCAGGGAGCAGCAGCGGCGCCTGGGTCAGCAGCACGGGCGCGGCGGCATCGCCAAGCATGAAGTGCAGGCGCTCCTGGGGATAGTCGGGATCGAGCGGCACGTAGCAGCCGCCGGCCTTGAGCACCGCCAGCAAGCTGACCACCAGCTCCAGCGAGCGCTCCATGCACACGGCCACGCGCGTCTCCGGCCCGACACCCAAGCTCCGCAGGTGATGCGCAAGCTGGTTGGCGCGCGCGTTCAGCGCCGCGTAGGTCAAGGCTTGCCCCTCGAACGTTACGGCGGTCGCGTCGGGCGTGCGCTCAACCTGCGCCTCGATCAGCGTGTGCAGGCAGACATCGCGGGAATAGTTCGCCGCCGTGGCGTTCCACGTCACGAGCACCTGCTGCCGCTCGTGCTCCGGCAGGATCGTCACGTCGGCGATGCGCTGCGTGGGCTTGCTCACGATGCTTTCGAGCACGGTCTGGAACTGCGCGGCCATGCGCTCGATCGTGGTCGGCTCAAAGAGATCGGTGTTGTACTCGATAAATCCGCCGATGCCCTCGGCTGTCTCCGTCAGATCCAGCGCGAGGTCGAACTTGGCGGTGCCGTTGTCGATCTCCAGCGAGGCCAGCGTCAGGTCGCGCAGCGATTGGTTTGGCATCGGCGCGTTTTGCAGCGCGAAGAGCACCTGGAAGAGCGCCGAGCGGCTCAGGTCGCGCTGCGGCTGGATCGCGTCGACTAGCTGCTCGAAGGGGAGATCCTGGTGAGCGTAGGACTCAAGCGCCACCTTGCGCACGCGCTTCAGCAGCTCGCGGAAGGTCGGATTGCCCGACAGGTCGGTGCGCAAGACCAGCGTGTTGACGAAAAAGCCGATCAGGTTCTCCGTCTCGCGCTGCGTGCGTCCGGCGGTCGGCGTGCCGATCAGCAGATCATCTTGCCGCGTGTAGCGCTGCAACAAGACCTGGAGCGCGGCCAGCAGCGTCATGTAGAGCGTGACGCCTTCGCGCTGGCTCAGCCCGAGCAGCGCGTGCGAGAGCTGCCGGGGCAGCGCGAGCCTATGACGCGCGCCTTTGAAGGTCTGCACCGCCGGACGCGGATGGTCGGTCGGTAGCTCAAGCAGCGGCAGCGCACCGCCGAGCTGCTGCTTCCAGTACCCAAGCTGCTGTTCGAGCACCTCGCCCTGAAGCCAGGCGCGCTGCCAGACCGCGAAGTCGGCGTACTGGATCGGCGGCGGGGTGCCCACAGGGCCCAGCAGGCCGGACGGATCGACGCTCGAATCATCGACAAAGGCATCGTAGAGCGTCGCCAGCTCGCGCAGGAAGACGCCCACCGACCAGCCATCCGAGACGATGTGATGAACGGTGATCAGCACCACATGCTCCTGCTCATCTAACCGCAGCAGCTTCGTGCGGATCAGCGGGCCGCGTTGCAGATCGAACGGCGTTTGTGCCTCGTCGCTCGTATGGCGCAGCACCGCCAGCTCGCGCTCGATCGTCGAGCGACCGCTGAGATCGACGACCGGCAGCGGCAGCTCAAGGCTCGGCGCGATCACCTGCACCGGATCGCCGCTCTGCTCGATGAACGTGGTGCGCAGCGCCTCGTGCCGCCTGACGATCGTGTTCAGGCTTTGGTGCAGTGCCGTGATGTGGAGCGTGCCGCTCATCTGCACGGCGGCGGGAATGTTGTAGGCCGCGCTGCCCGGCTGCAACTGATCGAGGAACCAGAGGCGCTGCTGCGCGAACGACAGCGGCAGCGGCTGCTCGCGCGAAACCCGCTCGATCGGCTTGATGCTCAACCCCTGCGCCGCCCGCTGCGCCTGCTCGACGCGCCCGGCCAGTCCCGCGACGGTGGGCGTGTCGAAGAGCGCGCCGAGCGGCAGATCGATGCCGAACGCATCCCGCACTCTCGACATAATCTGCGTCGCGACCAGCGAGTGTCCGCCGAGCGCAAAGAAGCTATCGTGGATGCCTACGCGCTCGATCTTGAGCACCGCCGCCCAGATCCCGGCGATCACCTCCTCGGTGGGCGTGTGCGGCGCGGCAAAGCTGCCCTCGCGCTCGGACTGGCCCTGCTCCGGCGTGGGCAGCGCCCGGCGATCGACTTTGCCGTTGGGCGTCAGCGGCAGCGCGTCGAGAAACACAAAGGCCGCTGGAACCATGTAGTCGGGCAGGAGTTGCTTGAGATAGGTTGTGAGCTTCCCGTTGCGGCCCTCAACCCCGGCCTGCGCGGCGCTCGGCACCACGTACGCGACCAGCCGCGTGTCACCTGGCCGGTCTTCGCGCGCCAGCACCATGGCCTCGCGCACATCGGGATGGCGCTGAAGCACGGCCTCGATCTCGCCCGGCTCGACGCGGAAGCCGCGCACCTTGATCTGGAAGTCCAGGCGGCCCAGGAACTCAAGCACGCCGTCCTCACGGTAGCGCGCCAGATCGCCGGTTTTGTAGAGCCGCGCGCCACCCTGAGGGTCCCCGGTCTGGCTGAACGGATCGGGAATGAAGCGCTCGGCGGTCAGATCAGGACGATTGCTGTAGCCGCGCGCCAGGCCCACGCCGCCGATATGCAGCTCTCCGGCGACGCCGACCGGCACGGGGTTGAGCTGGCGATCCAGCAGATAGATCTGCATGTTGGCGATCGGACAACCGATCGGCACGCCCTGCTGCGGCACGTCTCGCTCAAAGACCCAGGCGGTCGCGTTGATCGACGCCTCGGTCGGGCCATAGAACTGGATCAGATCGGCATCCAGCCGTGCAAAGAAGCGGTCAGGCAGATCTCTGGGCAGCGCCTCGCCGCCGCAGAAGACGCCGCGCAGCGCGTCGCAGCCGTCCAGGCCGGGCTCTTCCAGCAGCACGTGCAGCAGCGACGGCACGAAGTGCGCGACCGTCACCTGCTGCTCGGCGATCAGCCGCACGAGGTAGCCGCTATCCTGCTGCCCGCCGGGACGGCCCATGATCACCTGCGCGCCCGCCAGCAGCGGCCCGACCAGCTCCCAGAGCGAGATGTCGAAGCTGAACGAGGCGATCTGCAACACGCGATCCGCCGCGCTCAGCGGGTAGATCTGCTGATTCCACAGCAGCCGGTTGCCGATCGCGCGGTGGCTGTTCTGCACGCCCTTGGGCCGTCCGGTCGAGCCGGAGGTGTACATAACGTACGCCAGGTTATCGGGGTCGACGCCGCTGCGCACGTTGTCGGCGGGCTGTCGCGCGATCGTCGGCCAGTCCGCGTCGAGGCACACGATCCGCGCCTCGGTCTGCGGCAGATGCTCGCGCAAAGGCTCGGCGGTCAGCAGCACGCCGATCCGGGCGTCCTCGGCCATGTAGGCCAGGCGGTCGGCGGGATAGGCCGGATCGAGCGGCACGTACGCGCCGCCCGCCTTGAGCACGCCCAGCAGGCCGATCAGCAGCTCCGGCGAGCGATGGAGGCACAGCCCAACCCGCGCGTCGGGGCCAACACCCAGCGAACGCAGGTGACGCGCCACCTGATTGGCGCGGCGATTAACCTCATCGTAGGTCAGGTGTCGATCCTCGAAGACCAGCGCGGTCGCGTCGGGTGTTCGCGCTACCTGGGCCTCGACCAGCTCATGCACGCAGCGATCGAGCGCGTAGTCGGCGGCGGTGGTGTTCCACGCGACCAGCATCTCGCGTCGCTCGGCCTCGCCCACGATCTGCACGTCTCCAAGGCGCTGCTCCGGTCGCGCGACGATCTGCTCAAGCGCCATCTGGAAGTGACGCAGCAGCCGCTCGATCGCCGTCGCCGAAAAACGGCGCTGATCGTAGTTCATTTGCAGCTTCAGCTCGGTGCCTGGCTCCACCGCGATCGTCAGGGGATAGTTCGACTGTTCGCTGAAGTGCAGATCGCTGACGCGCAGATTGCCGCCGCTGGCCCTGGCGTAGGCGTCCATGGGATAGTTTTCAAAGACCAGAATATGATCGAAGAGCGGCTGTCCGCGCGGCACATCGCTCCAGCCCTGGACCTGCACCAGCGCGCTGTACTCGTACTGCCGCAGCTCGACCTGCTGCGCCTGCAACGTTTCGAGCCACGCCCGCAGCGATTCATGCGCATCGACGTGCACCCGCAGCGGCAGCGTGTTGATGAACAGCCCGACCATCGCATCGCTGCCGGTCAGCGTTGGCGGGCGGCCCGAAACGGTGACACCGAAGACGACATCCTGCTCGCCGCTGTAGCGGCTGAGCACCAGCGCCCACGCGCCCTGCACCAGCGTGCTGATCGTCACCTGCTGCTGGCGAGCCAGCGTTTGCAGCGCGGCGGTCGTGGCCGCGTCGACCAGCAGCTCCGCTTTGACGTAGCCCTCGGTGGCCTCTTCTGCGCTGCGGGCTGAGCCGATCCCAAGCTGTGTCGGCGCGGTAATGCCCCGAAGCATCCGCCGCCAGAACGCCTCGGCCCGCGACTGGTCTTGCTGCCGCAGCCAGACGATATAATCGCGGTAGGAGCGGCTAGGCGCGAGCCGCAGCTCACGACCCCGGCAGTTGGACTCGTAGGCCGCCAGCACCTTTTCGATCAGCGACGAAACCGACCAGCCATCCAGCAAGATATGATGGAAGGTCCAGACAAAGAAGTAGGCGTCGTCGGCGATGCGGAAGAGCGCGAAGCGCATCAGCGGCACCCTGGTCAGATCAAAGCCCTGCGCTTTATCGTCGTGCAGATACGTTTCCAGCCGCACCGCCTGCGCCATCGGCGAGATCCCGCGCCAGTCTTGCTGTTCCAGCGGAATGGCTACCTGCCGGTGAACCAGTTGCACCGGCTCGTCGATGCCCTCCCAGACGAACGCCGTGCGCAAAATAGGGTAGCGATCGACCAGTTGTTGCCAAGCGCGCTCGAAAGCTGGGATATTCAGATCTCCGTGCAACGTGCAGGACAACTGCTCCACATACACGCCCGATGTCGGCGCGTGCAGGCTGTGGAACAGCATGCCCTGCTGCATTGGCGCGAGGGGGTAGAAATCTTCTACGGTCTTTAAGCGCACTTTACACGTCTCCTATCGATTTCCGAATGATGTCAGTAATATTATCGAGGCTATCCTGGCTCCACTCGAACTCGGCGAAGTCGGACGGCGTGTACGCGCCCGCCTCCGGCGCGAGGCAGTGGCCGATCAGCGCCTGGAGCGTATCCAGGTAGGTGTACGCCAGATCCTCGATCGTCGTGCGGCGGTACAGGTGCGGGCTGTAGGCCAGCTCTAGCTGCAATTGCCCGCCGATGATCGCGGCGTTGATCTCAAGCAGGTAGGATCGCCGGGCAGATGGGCTGCGCTCCGGCCCACGCGACTCCTTCGCCAGGGCAAAGGGCGATTCCTCAGGCAGGATCTGATCGAGCTGGCCCATGTAGTTGAATATCACCTGGGCCTGCGGCAGCGCATGAAGCTGCTCGCGCAGCGCGGCATCCTGGCTGAGATAGCGGAGTATGCCGTAGCCAACGCCTCGGCGCGGCAGCTCGCGCAGTTGCTCTTTGACCGCCACGATCGCCTCGCCGGTGCCGTGCGTATGGCGCAGATCCAGCACAACCGGGAAGAGCGAGGTAAACCAGCCGACGGTGCGCGATACGTCCACATCGCCAAACAGATCCTCGCGTCCATGGCCTTCCAGATTGAGCAGCATCGTCTGCCTGCCGGTCCAGTCGGCGAACGTCTGGGCCAGCGCGGTCAGCAGCAGATCGTTGATCTGCGTGTTGTATGCCTGCGGCGCGTCCTGAAGCAGGGCGCGCGTCTCCTCGGCGCTCAGCTTGACCGCCACGCGCTGCGTCGACTCCTCGGTATTCGCGCGCTCGTCCGCGCCGTCTACGGGCAGCGGAGGCAGCGCCGACCACGGTCGCGTGGTCCAGTAGTCGCGCTCGGCCAGCAGCTCCGGCGCCTGGGCAAACGCTTGCAGCCGCTCGGCCCAGTGCTTGAACGCGGTGCTCTTGGCGGGCAGCGCTACGGCCTGGCCTTGGCTGAGCTGCTCGTAGACGGTCTGAAGATCGTCGAGCAGGATGCGCCACGAGACGCCATCGACGGCCAGGTGATGGATCACCAGCAGCAGGCGCGCCGGCTGATCGGGGCCGAGGTCGAAGTACGTCGCGCGCAGCAGCGGGCCATGGGTCAGATCGAGGCTGGCCTGCGCCGCCGCCGCGTGCTGCGTGATCGCCTCGGCCTGCTCAGAGGCGGGCACGGCGGAAAGATCGACGACGGACACGAGCGGCTGCGATGTGATGGCGGCGTTGTGCTGCTGCCAGCCGTGGGCGTCGTGGATGAAGCGCAGCCGCAGCGCGTCGTGGTGGGCCGCAAGCTGCTGCATGGTCGGCTCCAGCAGCGCCGGATCGAGCGGCTGGCGAGCCTCCAGCAGGACCGCCTGATTCCAGTGGTGGGGCGCGTCAAACTGCTGCTCGAAGAACCACTGCTGGATCGGCGTCAGCGGCACCGCGCCTGTCACGACTCCCTGCTCGGCCTGTACCGCCGGTCCCGTGCCGATCACCGCCGCCAGCTCCGCGATCGTGCGGTGCTGGAAGATCTGCGCGGGCGATAGCCGCAGCCCGGCCTCGTTGGTGCGCGCCACGACTTGCAGACTCAAGATCGAGTCACCGCCCAGCTCAAGGAAGTTGTCATGGATGCCGACCTGTTCCAGGCCAAGCACCTGCTTCCAGATCGCGGCCAGCGTCTCCTCGACCTGGGTGTGCGGCGCGGCAAAGGTTGCCTCTAGCTCTGGCCGAGCGCTGTCGGGCGCAGGCAGCGCTTTGCGATCGACCTTGCCGTTGGGCGAGAGCGGCAGCGCGTCGAGGAAGACGAACACCGACGGCACCATGTACTCCGGCAGCGTCGGCTCCAGGAAACGCCGCAGCTCGCTGACGCTTAGCTCGGCTGCCCCGTTGTGCCGCTGTTCCACCACGTACGCGACGAGTCGCGCGTCCGGGTGCCCGCTGGCGGGCGGCGGGTCCTGCCGCGCCAGGACCACCGCCTCGCGCACCTGCGGATGCTGGCCCAGCGCCGTCTCGATCTCGCCCAGCTCGATGCGGAAGCCACGCACCTTGACCTGGAAGTCCAGCCGCCCCAGGTACTCGATCGCGCCGTCAGGCAGAGAGCGCGCCAGGTCGCCGGTCTTGTAGAGCCGGGCGTTGGGCGTCTGGCTGAAGGGATCGGGGATGAACTTCTCGGCGGTCAGCGCGGGACGGCGATGATAGCCGCGCGCAAGCTGGATGCCGCCGATGTGCAGCTCACCGGGCACGCCGATGGGCACGGGGTGCAGGTGGCGATCGAGCAGGTAGATCTGCGTATTCGCCACCGGATAGCCGATCGGTACGGTGTGGAGCGCGCGGTCGGGCGCACACGGCCAGAAGGTGACGTCGACGGCAGCCTCGGTGGGACCGTACAGGTTGTGCAGCTCGGCATCCAGCCGCGCGAAGAAACGCTGTTGGAGCGCCAGCGGCAGCGCCTCGCCGCTACAGATCACGCGGCGCAGGGACGTGCAGCGGTCGAGATCGCGCTCTTCAAGGAAGACCTGCAACATCGAGGGCACGAAGTGCAACGTCGTGATCCGCTCGCGCGCGATCAGCTCGACCAGATAGGCCGGGTCTTGATGGCCGCCGGGCTTGGCGACGACGAGGGTCGCACCCGTGAGCAGCGGCCAGAAGAACTCCCAGACCGAGACATCGAAGCTGAAGGGCGTTTTTTGTAGCACGCGGTCGCTGGGCGTGAGCTGGTAGGCATCCTGCATCCAGAGCAGGCGATTGACGATCGCCTGGTGGGTGTTCATCGCGCCCTTGGGCTGCCCGGTCGAGCCGGAGGTGTAGATCATGTAGGCCAGGTTGGCGGCGCGAACGGCGCTGGCCGGGTTCGTATCGGGCTGCCGGGCGATGCGCTCCCACTCGGTATCGACCCGGAGCACCTGCGCGGCATGGGCCGGGAGCACGGCCTCGATGTGCTGCTGCGTGAGCAGCACGGGCGCGGCGGCATCTTCGAGCATGAAGGCGAGGCGCTCCTGGGGATAGCTGGGATCGAGCGGGACGTAGGCACCGCCCGCCTTGAGCACCGCCAGCAAGCTGACCACCAGCTCCAGCGAGCGCTCCATGCACACGGCCACGCGCGTCTCGCCCTGAGGGCACCCGCCAACGCCCATCGCCCGCAGGGCATGCGCGAGCTGGTTGGCGCGGGCGTTCAATGCGGCATAGGTGAGCTGTCGATCCTCAAAGACCAGCGCAACCGCGTCGGGCGTACGCTGGGCCTGCTGCTCGATCAGCGTGTGCAGGCAGACATCCTGCGGATAATCCGCCGCCGTGGCGTTCCACTCGACGAGCACCTGCTGCCGCTCGTGCTCCGGCAGGACGGTCATCTTTGCCAGGGGCTGCGTCGGCGCGGCGATGATCTGCTCGATCAGCACATGCAGATGCTGCTGCATGCGCTCGATCGTCGCCGCGTCGAAGCGGCTCGTGTCGTAGGTCATGGTGAATTGCAGCACCGGCTCCTGAAGCGCGATGATCGTCAGCGGGTAGTTGGTCTGGTCCAGGCTTTGCACATCGCTGATCGTCAGGCGACGCCGGGTGCTCGAAGGCTGGACCGCCGTGGCGACCGGATAGTTCTCGAAGACGACGATGCTCTCGAACAACGCCTGGCCGCGCGGCACGCTGCTCCAGCTCTGGATCTGCGCCAGCGGCGTGTACTCGTACTGGCGTAGCTCGACCTGAAGCTCCTGAAGCTGGCCCAGCCACGATAGCAGCGTGGCATCGGGATCGACCCGGACGCGCACCGGCAGGGTATTGATGAACAGCCCGACCATCTGCTCCACGCCGATCAGGTCGGCGGGCCGTCCCGCGACGGTCGCGCCGTAGACGATGTCCTGCTCGCCGCTGTAGTGGCTCAGCAGGAGCGCCCACGCGCCCTGCACGAGAGTGTTCATCGTCAGGCCGTGCTGCCGTACCAGCTCTTGCAATGCCAGGCTGGTCGCCTCACTCACCGCGAACGTGAGCGATGCCTGGTCCGATGTGACGCTCGCGGCGGAGCGTCGATCCACGCCAAACGGCGTCGGCGCGGTAAAGCCGACCAGCAGTTGCCTCCAGAACGCCTCGGCCTGCGCCAGGTCTTGCTGCTGAAGCCAGGCGATATAGTCGCGGTAGGGGCGGATCTGCGGCAGTTGGAGCGTTTCGTCCTGGACAATCAGCTCGTAGGAGTGAAAGACCTCGTTGAAGATCAGCGGCAGCGACCAGCCATCCAGCAGCACGTGATGGTGGCTCCACACGAAGTCGTAGCTCTCCGCGCCGACCTGGAAGAGCGCCAGTCGCAGCAGCGGCGCTGCGTGGAGCGCGTAGCCCCGCTGTCGATCGTCGTCGAGGAACGCCCTCAGCTCGGCGGCTTGCTCGTCCGCGCTGAGATGCCGCCAATCCTCGATCTGCCACGGGATCTCGACGCGCCGCCGCACGAGTTGCAGCGGCCTGTCCAGCCCTTCCCAGGCAAACTCGGTGCGGAAGATCGCGTGGCGCTCGACGACGGTCGCCCACGCCTGCTGGAAGGCAGCGATGTCGAGCGGTCCCGTAAGTCGGCAGGCGATCTGCTCGACATAGACGCCGGTTCCCTCCGTATAGACGGTATGGAAGATCATGCCCTGCTGCACCGGCGAGAGCGGGTACAGGTCTTCGATCTGCCGATCGCGGCTCAGCACGCGGTCGAGCGCGGCCTGATCGACGCGGGCCAGCGGGAAGTCCGAGGGCGTGTAGCCACCGGCATCCGGCGACAGGCAGTGCGCGATCAACGAGCGGAGCGCGCGCTCATAGGCCGCTACCAGCCGCTCGATCGTGCTGCGCTCGTGGCGGTTGGCGCTGTAGGCCCATTCCAGGTGGAGCTGCCCGCCCGCGACAAAGCCGGTCACTTCCAATTGATGCGCGCGCCGCTCGCGCGGGCTCTGGGTCGCGCCCGGAGATTCCGCCGCGACGCTGAGCCAGCCGTCGGAGGGCACGGCCTGATCGAGCTGACCCAGGTAGTTGAAGCCGACCTCGGATGCCGGACGATCGCTGAGCTGCTCCTGGATCTCGGCGGGACCGAGGTGGCGCAGCAGGCCGTAGCCGATGCCGCGCTGCGGAATCTGGCGCAGACGCTCCTTGATCGCCTTGATCGCCCGACCCGGCTCGTGCGAGGCTTCCAGATCGAGCAGCACCGGGAAGATCGTGGTGAACCAGCCGACCGTGCGCGACAGGTCTACACGCTCGAAGAGATCTTCGCGACCGTGGCCTTCGAGGTCGAGCCGCAGCGCATGATCGCCGGTCCACTCGCTCCAGGCCAGCATCAAGGCCGTCAGCAGCAGATCGTTGATCTGCGTGTGGTAGACCGGCGGCACGTCATGCAGCAGCGCGTGAGTCTCGTCGGCGCTGAGCGTGAGCTTGATCCGCGCCTCAGAAGCCGCCGTATTTACGCCGTCAGGATGATCGACCGGCATCGGCGCGACCGAGTGCTGCGCGACGTGCAGCCAGTAGTCGAGCTGATCGTGCAGCGCCGGAGCTTCTGCGTAGACCGAAAGACGCTCGGCCCAATATTTGAACGA includes these proteins:
- a CDS encoding amino acid adenylation domain-containing protein; protein product: MAEKIRLYRAARAEQGYDPEAGQVTLMLHTYIGEDRAAVREAVRVPFTNYLRSSAGLIANLAQSANIARPMSELTQEDMDALLAFAFDRYFETSALFGTVESCVALVDRLKAIGVNEIGCLIDFGIDVDTTLAALQRLNRLRELVNQPVETAGASLAVQARRHHATLLQGTPSLAKLLLLQPDTREPLRALRALLLGGEALPPALAQQLLPLLSGRLINMYGPTETTIWSATHPVTSVPESNMPIGRPIANTEIYLLDAQMEPVPIGIASELYIGGVGVTRGYYGHPALTAERFVPDPYGARPGGRLYKTGDLARYLPDGTIEFLGRIDQQVKLRGFRIELGEIEAALSQHPDVREAVVVARQDSADDVRLVAYLVENQEQSEDQEPEPRNSKLLTPDFRAYLKERLPDYMIPAAFVTLEALPLTPNGKVDRKALPMPDAALTQAESAMTLPRTPTEEVVAAIWQRVLGAKHVGVHDNFFMLGGHSLLATQILSRVRETFQVELALSTLFNTPTVAGMAEQITLAQQMARGLPVPPIEVVSRDRPLPLSFAQQRLWVLHQLDPESAAYTDVVAMRLQGDLDLRALSESLNTIVRRHEALRTTFPMIDGAPVQQIAPRLTLDLPLVDLSDRPADAQRAQMLRIGSEETRRPFDLATGPLIRALIFKHAEHDHVVMVMMHHIISDGWSIGVLIQEMAALYGALSTSPSALEASLLPELPIQYADYAAWQREWLQGEVLEAQQAYWKQQLSGEIPALNLPTDHPRPPIRTYRGAKQSIYFPKPLLDGLMQLSRSAGTTLFMTLLSGLNTLLYRYTGQTDLVIGSPIANRHHGEVERLIGCFINTLVLRTDLSGDPSFADLLQRVREVALGAYAHQDLPFEQVVEIAEYEQDISRHPLFQVMFILQNAPMSTFKLGDLTLTTVDMPTETAKFDLAFELIEIESGIFGFVQYNTDLFEAATITRLVGHFERLLEQCVADPEQRISDLSFLADDERQKLLVDWNGPTATYPDAHLIHELIAQQAARTPDAVAVIFEDTQLTYAELNARANQLAHHLRSCGVGPEVRVGLCLHRSLDLVVGLLGILKAGGAYVPLDPAYPQARLAFQVQDAQVPVIVTQQELAETLHLEDTSQGAQVVCLDAAPAIAAWPNTDPISGAKASDLAYLIYTSGTTGRPKAVQVEHGSLRNTLLASQERFGFQADDTMPWIASIAFDITLFELFNPLLAGGTALIVSQAEVLDLPRFSQTLRRCTRLHAVPSLMRQIVLATRASAASPTDYAIMRQLFVGGDSVPAELLSAMQNAFPGAEVTVLYGPTEATIICTSYSTPRGHTLTGHPIGTPLPNVLIRLYDTNRQLVPIGVHGELYVGGAGRTRGYLHQPELTAEKFVEIDGQRWYRTGDLARYLPDGTIEFLGRSDHQVKLRGFRIELAEIEAVLRQHPAIQESVVLVWEHQAETRGLVAYLVPQPGAHIPGTDELRHSLGAMLPDYMIPAAFVVLDALPLTQHGKLDRKALPAPDLDQHSTSTAFVAPRTSVEATLAQIWGDVLRREQIGIHDNFFALGGDSILVIQVIARANQAGLHLTPKQLFQHRTIAELSTVVQTSAVAEAEQGVVTGDVPLTPIQQHFFALDLAEPNYFNQAMLFQVSQPFDLALLEQAARQLVAHHDALRLRYAPTPSGWQQQIVTIEAALAGSSIVSSIDLSAVPVAGQSTAITAAATEVQRSLDLTAGPIFRIASIDLGADQPGRLLLAIHHLAVDGVSWPIVLADLQTAYTQLSQGAGVALPPKTTSFKYWAERLSVYAEAPALHDQLDYWLHVAQHSVAPMPVDHPDGVNTAASEARIKLTLSADETHALLHDVPPVYHTQINDLLLTALMLAWSEWTGDHALRLDLEGHGREDLFERVDLSRTVGWFTTIFPVLLDLEASHEPGRAIKAIKERLRQIPQRGIGYGLLRHLGPAEIQEQLSDRPASEVGFNYLGQLDQAVPSDGWLSVAAESPGATQSPRERRAHQLEVTGFVAGGQLHLEWAYSANRHERSTIERLVAAYERALRSLIAHCLSPDAGGYTPSDFPLARVDQAALDRVLSRDRQIEDLYPLSPVQQGMIFHTVYTEGTGVYVEQIACRLTGPLDIAAFQQAWATVVERHAIFRTEFAWEGLDRPLQLVRRRVEIPWQIEDWRHLSADEQAAELRAFLDDDRQRGYALHAAPLLRLALFQVGAESYDFVWSHHHVLLDGWSLPLIFNEVFHSYELIVQDETLQLPQIRPYRDYIAWLQQQDLAQAEAFWRQLLVGFTAPTPFGVDRRSAASVTSDQASLTFAVSEATSLALQELVRQHGLTMNTLVQGAWALLLSHYSGEQDIVYGATVAGRPADLIGVEQMVGLFINTLPVRVRVDPDATLLSWLGQLQELQVELRQYEYTPLAQIQSWSSVPRGQALFESIVVFENYPVATAVQPSSTRRRLTISDVQSLDQTNYPLTIIALQEPVLQFTMTYDTSRFDAATIERMQQHLHVLIEQIIAAPTQPLAKMTVLPEHERQQVLVEWNATAADYPQDVCLHTLIEQQAQRTPDAVALVFEDRQLTYAALNARANQLAHALRAMGVGGCPQGETRVAVCMERSLELVVSLLAVLKAGGAYVPLDPSYPQERLAFMLEDAAAPVLLTQQHIEAVLPAHAAQVLRVDTEWERIARQPDTNPASAVRAANLAYMIYTSGSTGQPKGAMNTHQAIVNRLLWMQDAYQLTPSDRVLQKTPFSFDVSVWEFFWPLLTGATLVVAKPGGHQDPAYLVELIARERITTLHFVPSMLQVFLEERDLDRCTSLRRVICSGEALPLALQQRFFARLDAELHNLYGPTEAAVDVTFWPCAPDRALHTVPIGYPVANTQIYLLDRHLHPVPIGVPGELHIGGIQLARGYHRRPALTAEKFIPDPFSQTPNARLYKTGDLARSLPDGAIEYLGRLDFQVKVRGFRIELGEIETALGQHPQVREAVVLARQDPPPASGHPDARLVAYVVEQRHNGAAELSVSELRRFLEPTLPEYMVPSVFVFLDALPLSPNGKVDRKALPAPDSARPELEATFAAPHTQVEETLAAIWKQVLGLEQVGIHDNFLELGGDSILSLQVVARTNEAGLRLSPAQIFQHRTIAELAAVIGTGPAVQAEQGVVTGAVPLTPIQQWFFEQQFDAPHHWNQAVLLEARQPLDPALLEPTMQQLAAHHDALRLRFIHDAHGWQQHNAAITSQPLVSVVDLSAVPASEQAEAITQHAAAAQASLDLTHGPLLRATYFDLGPDQPARLLLVIHHLAVDGVSWRILLDDLQTVYEQLSQGQAVALPAKSTAFKHWAERLQAFAQAPELLAERDYWTTRPWSALPPLPVDGADERANTEESTQRVAVKLSAEETRALLQDAPQAYNTQINDLLLTALAQTFADWTGRQTMLLNLEGHGREDLFGDVDVSRTVGWFTSLFPVVLDLRHTHGTGEAIVAVKEQLRELPRRGVGYGILRYLSQDAALREQLHALPQAQVIFNYMGQLDQILPEESPFALAKESRGPERSPSARRSYLLEINAAIIGGQLQLELAYSPHLYRRTTIEDLAYTYLDTLQALIGHCLAPEAGAYTPSDFAEFEWSQDSLDNITDIIRKSIGDV